Proteins encoded within one genomic window of Bradyrhizobium sp. CB1717:
- a CDS encoding TadE/TadG family type IV pilus assembly protein, whose product MKRLDQRGSAAFEFCLVAVFFFTFVFAIFDLGRYAITMQLLRALASDGARATMIQCYTPQVTQSLSPSGCTSVSTYYTSTYLTSVPSIMGLTPTLSASDSGSVLTITASLPGFSMMTPTWSGLNSTPTASTSIPY is encoded by the coding sequence ATGAAAAGGCTCGACCAGCGCGGCTCGGCAGCGTTCGAGTTCTGCCTCGTCGCCGTGTTCTTTTTCACATTCGTGTTCGCGATCTTCGATCTCGGACGCTATGCGATCACCATGCAATTGTTGCGCGCGCTCGCCAGCGATGGTGCCAGGGCGACGATGATCCAGTGCTACACGCCGCAGGTGACGCAGAGTTTGTCGCCGTCCGGCTGCACCAGTGTCAGCACCTACTATACCAGTACCTATCTGACGTCGGTGCCGAGCATCATGGGGCTCACGCCGACATTGAGCGCGAGCGACAGCGGTTCCGTGCTGACCATTACGGCGTCTCTACCCGGCTTCTCGATGATGACGCCGACATGGAGCGGATTGAACTCGACGCCGACTGCGAGCACGTCGATCCCCTATTAG
- a CDS encoding pilus assembly protein TadG-related protein, producing MRKLARCRRGSVAFATVIALVPLIGFIALGAEAGSWYVTKQNAQNAADAAAYSGGLSLACSLTSTTDSDCDRTQDYIYRGKQMAAQNKFCNSSGDPVYPGSNCGTAQANTTQTVSIDRGTYSAGAWTSSASGMHVLATVAQQQPGYLAQILGMSTVTIRSSAVVEIQNPKPICAFGLGPGSDALTIGGSSAITGSGCAMMSNTNVKYNGTASFSGSGWAVNAVDGCKASSGHCALTGAGYNYNTLTAKNPLSGLDSKSFNSTTGPAQTTCNSQGKVTNGNTCNLTPNAGSGVYGNLTVNSGGTLNLAAGTYFFYNATINLSGTVTGTGVTLVLLGDSSSLTISGGTVNLSAPTTNSYDSDLNGILIDDQANNSNANKIAVTIGGSNTSTLGGAMYFPHANVSYGGTAQSANTQCTEVIAASLTINGNSYLSSSGCTSNTLGKTKVIAMVR from the coding sequence GTGCGCAAACTGGCTCGCTGCCGTCGCGGTTCCGTCGCCTTCGCAACGGTGATTGCACTGGTGCCGCTGATCGGGTTTATCGCTCTCGGCGCCGAGGCGGGGTCGTGGTACGTGACCAAGCAGAATGCGCAGAATGCCGCCGATGCGGCGGCCTATTCGGGCGGCTTGTCGCTGGCTTGTTCGCTGACCTCGACGACCGATAGCGACTGCGACAGAACGCAGGATTACATCTATCGCGGCAAGCAAATGGCCGCGCAGAACAAGTTCTGCAACTCCAGCGGCGATCCCGTCTATCCGGGCTCGAACTGCGGTACGGCGCAGGCAAATACCACGCAAACCGTGTCGATCGACCGAGGAACCTACTCTGCCGGCGCCTGGACCAGTTCGGCATCCGGCATGCATGTGCTTGCGACCGTGGCGCAGCAGCAGCCGGGATACCTTGCGCAGATACTTGGCATGTCCACTGTCACCATCCGGTCGTCCGCGGTTGTCGAGATCCAGAATCCAAAGCCGATATGTGCATTCGGGTTGGGACCAGGAAGCGATGCGCTCACGATCGGCGGCAGCAGCGCCATCACCGGCAGCGGGTGTGCGATGATGTCGAACACCAACGTCAAGTACAACGGCACTGCGAGTTTCAGCGGCTCGGGTTGGGCTGTGAATGCCGTGGACGGCTGTAAGGCGTCGTCGGGACATTGCGCCCTGACCGGTGCGGGGTACAATTACAACACGCTGACCGCAAAGAATCCGCTATCCGGGCTGGATTCGAAATCGTTCAATTCAACGACGGGCCCCGCGCAAACCACGTGCAACTCGCAGGGCAAAGTTACCAACGGTAACACCTGCAACTTGACCCCAAATGCCGGTAGCGGGGTCTACGGTAACCTGACGGTGAATTCCGGCGGCACGTTAAATCTCGCAGCAGGAACATACTTTTTCTACAACGCAACGATCAACTTGAGCGGCACTGTCACCGGCACGGGCGTAACACTCGTCTTGCTCGGGGACAGCTCAAGTCTCACTATCAGTGGCGGCACCGTCAACCTTTCCGCGCCCACGACCAATTCGTACGATAGTGACCTCAATGGTATCCTGATCGACGATCAGGCAAACAACTCCAACGCGAACAAGATTGCAGTCACCATAGGCGGCAGCAATACGTCGACCCTGGGCGGTGCGATGTATTTCCCGCATGCCAATGTGTCTTACGGCGGTACGGCTCAAAGTGCGAACACACAATGTACCGAAGTAATCGCCGCCTCGCTCACGATCAACGGCAATAGCTACCTGAGCTCGTCCGGTTGTACGTCCAACACCTTGGGCAAGACCAAGGTCATTGCGATGGTGCGTTGA
- a CDS encoding type II secretion system F family protein: MTAGASVAALMVIAIAVTFLLVIREVHIRTLDARVSNAVLGISDRSTRSQGMIGWFSSIGTRYRKFYAEENLDELRTILQSAGFNHYRVLPIWIGVKIVSMFLFPIVFFLFAQLSGGTLASALMIGLFGVAVGIMGPRLILLVMKRRFAAAIRSGTPDTIDLLVVCAEAGMGLESALQRVAEEMSQTNPAISRVLRGLLDDLRILPSRAEAFEKLASTSEGLRRFGIMVSQSLQYGTPLGQALRTIAADLRRERITGLEERAHKLGAKLTVPMVLFLLPAMFVILGGSSFLHLIRSFKGL, translated from the coding sequence ATGACTGCCGGCGCGAGTGTGGCAGCCCTCATGGTCATCGCCATCGCGGTGACGTTCCTGTTGGTGATCCGCGAAGTCCACATTCGCACGCTGGACGCGCGCGTCTCGAATGCGGTGCTCGGCATTTCCGATCGGTCGACGCGGTCCCAGGGCATGATCGGTTGGTTCTCGTCGATCGGTACGCGATATCGAAAGTTCTATGCCGAGGAGAATCTCGACGAGCTGCGGACCATTCTGCAATCGGCCGGATTCAACCATTACCGCGTCTTGCCGATCTGGATCGGCGTCAAGATCGTCAGCATGTTCCTGTTCCCGATCGTCTTCTTCCTGTTTGCACAGCTGTCGGGAGGGACGCTGGCCAGCGCGTTGATGATCGGCCTCTTTGGCGTGGCCGTCGGGATCATGGGTCCGCGGCTGATACTGCTGGTGATGAAGCGTCGGTTCGCTGCCGCGATCCGGTCGGGCACGCCCGATACGATCGACCTGCTGGTCGTGTGCGCTGAAGCAGGCATGGGCCTGGAGAGTGCCCTGCAGCGGGTCGCCGAGGAGATGAGCCAGACCAATCCGGCCATCTCGCGCGTTCTGCGCGGTTTGCTCGACGACTTGCGGATCCTGCCGAGCCGCGCCGAGGCGTTCGAGAAACTGGCATCCACCTCGGAAGGGCTTCGCCGCTTCGGCATCATGGTCAGCCAGAGCCTGCAGTACGGAACGCCATTGGGCCAGGCGCTGCGCACCATCGCGGCCGATCTGCGGCGGGAGCGGATCACCGGCCTCGAGGAGCGGGCTCACAAGCTGGGTGCCAAGCTCACGGTGCCGATGGTGTTGTTCCTGCTGCCGGCGATGTTCGTCATCCTCGGCGGCAGTTCATTCTTGCATCTCATTCGTTCCTTCAAGGGACTCTAG
- a CDS encoding type II secretion system F family protein, with amino-acid sequence MIPHYVIAIVLGLLLCATAVTLWLDGRERRMNRQLSIALQTAPTAGLTSIRRAETGARSMLLYRLANYNPDIVYAVHPIYVLLAAALAALAVFYANQPFGFSLSDVSIAAAIVAVLVVRGLFGWQQRRFANRLFRQLPDTIQLVTSTVRAGLPVNEAFRTIAREMPEPTAGQFAIVCSQIGLGVAPEEAVEAVYRRTQVAEYAMFSVTLAVQLKSGGSLAETLQILAETVSQRVALAARAKALAGEVIFSSRALSLSPVIIGGVLYMINPQSINLLFLDPTGNMLLAYAVGSVILGHLVIRWMIQRETSL; translated from the coding sequence ATGATTCCGCACTACGTGATTGCGATCGTTCTGGGCCTGCTGCTGTGCGCGACGGCAGTCACGCTATGGCTCGACGGGCGGGAACGGCGCATGAACCGCCAGCTCTCGATCGCGCTGCAGACCGCGCCGACCGCCGGCTTGACCTCGATCCGCCGGGCTGAAACCGGCGCCCGCTCGATGCTGCTGTACCGTCTGGCGAACTACAATCCCGACATCGTCTATGCCGTGCACCCGATTTATGTGCTGCTTGCGGCTGCGCTCGCCGCGCTGGCTGTGTTCTATGCCAATCAGCCGTTCGGGTTTTCCCTTTCCGACGTCTCTATTGCGGCTGCGATCGTCGCGGTGTTGGTGGTGCGCGGATTGTTTGGATGGCAGCAACGGCGCTTCGCCAATCGCCTCTTCCGGCAACTGCCGGATACGATCCAGCTGGTCACGAGCACGGTCCGTGCCGGTCTGCCGGTCAACGAAGCATTCCGTACCATCGCTCGCGAGATGCCGGAGCCGACGGCCGGGCAGTTCGCCATCGTTTGCAGCCAGATTGGCCTGGGCGTGGCTCCGGAGGAAGCCGTGGAGGCCGTCTACCGGCGTACGCAAGTTGCGGAGTACGCGATGTTTTCGGTGACGCTTGCCGTCCAGTTGAAATCCGGCGGCAGCCTGGCCGAGACCTTGCAGATCCTGGCGGAAACCGTGAGTCAGCGCGTCGCGCTGGCGGCTCGTGCCAAGGCGCTTGCAGGAGAGGTCATCTTCTCCTCGCGCGCGCTTTCATTGTCGCCCGTGATCATTGGCGGCGTGCTGTACATGATCAATCCGCAATCGATCAATCTTCTGTTTCTTGATCCGACCGGCAACATGCTGCTGGCCTACGCGGTGGGCTCGGTCATTCTCGGGCATCTGGTCATACGTTGGATGATCCAGAGGGAGACGTCGCTATGA
- a CDS encoding CpaF family protein, with protein MEQIDPSAAATVSRDVLRRQIEEIIHGIANDERMELSGREQIQLADDIADDMTGYGPLRPLLIDETINDIMINGPSNVYVERSGKLERVAVRFRDNDHIASVAQKIAAQVGRRVDESSPMVDCRLPDGSRVNIILPPLSIHSPCISIRKFPSRRLDMAGLIENGSMTPAIGKLLEIASRARLNVLVSGGTGSGKTTLLNAMSQFIDHSERIVTIEDAAELQLQQPHVISLETRPPSLEGTGQVTQRDLLWNALRMRPDRIVVGEVRSAEAFDMLQAMNTGHDGSISTVHANSTRDALTRIENMVQMGQVNLPSRAIRSQIVAALDIIVQVERMRDGQRRIIQVSEVIGLEGDVITTNDIAAFEYQEEDAHGRISGTYKSTRALPKFKSRLAYYGLQQAWSDAMGQL; from the coding sequence ATGGAGCAGATCGATCCGTCGGCTGCGGCGACCGTTTCGCGCGACGTGCTGCGACGCCAGATCGAGGAAATCATCCACGGGATCGCCAACGACGAGCGGATGGAACTGTCCGGTCGCGAGCAGATCCAGCTGGCGGACGATATCGCGGACGACATGACCGGATACGGGCCGCTCCGTCCGCTTCTGATCGATGAAACGATCAACGACATCATGATCAACGGCCCCAGCAACGTCTATGTCGAGCGGAGCGGCAAGCTGGAGCGGGTGGCCGTGCGATTCCGTGACAACGATCACATCGCCTCGGTCGCCCAGAAGATTGCCGCGCAGGTGGGGCGGCGTGTCGACGAATCAAGTCCCATGGTCGATTGCCGCCTGCCCGATGGCAGCCGCGTCAACATCATTCTGCCGCCGCTCTCGATCCACAGCCCCTGCATCTCGATCCGAAAATTTCCGAGCCGTCGTCTGGACATGGCTGGCCTGATCGAGAACGGCTCGATGACGCCGGCAATCGGAAAATTGCTGGAGATCGCCTCGCGGGCGCGGCTCAACGTTCTCGTGTCCGGAGGTACCGGCTCCGGCAAGACCACGCTGCTGAACGCCATGAGCCAGTTCATCGATCACAGCGAACGCATCGTCACGATCGAGGACGCGGCGGAATTGCAACTTCAACAGCCGCACGTGATCAGCCTGGAGACCCGGCCTCCCAGCCTGGAAGGCACCGGGCAGGTGACGCAACGCGATCTGCTCTGGAACGCCTTGCGCATGCGTCCGGACCGCATCGTCGTCGGCGAAGTCCGCAGCGCCGAAGCATTCGACATGCTGCAGGCAATGAACACCGGCCATGACGGATCGATCTCCACGGTGCATGCCAACAGCACCCGGGACGCTCTGACTCGTATCGAGAACATGGTGCAGATGGGGCAGGTCAATCTGCCGTCGCGGGCGATCAGGTCGCAGATCGTTGCCGCGCTCGACATCATCGTCCAGGTCGAACGCATGCGGGATGGCCAGCGTCGGATCATCCAGGTCAGCGAGGTGATCGGCCTCGAAGGCGACGTCATTACCACGAACGACATTGCGGCTTTCGAGTACCAGGAAGAGGACGCTCACGGCCGTATATCGGGAACCTACAAGTCGACCCGCGCGCTTCCAAAGTTCAAGAGCCGTCTTGCCTATTACGGGCTTCAGCAAGCCTGGTCCGATGCAATGGGGCAGCTATGA
- a CDS encoding AAA family ATPase translates to MMMNMAVVNPLEAPSVVTRDRIVCFVNDEDSAAALRKGLDGAHLSLRRGTIRNAVRMLETDTDLFALVADISGYDDPFAELERLASVCPPDVRVALVGESREIGFYRELMDIGVTEYLPRPLTRDMVLDLLRPKLLGGEAPAQPDRGGHVISICGAQGGAGATSIAINLALQLAETTKAKVALLDLHLQNGETAVMLGVRPGPGLRIALENPMRADTLFLERSAIEINDRVSLISADEELDAQLNITEAGVRHVLGLLRQRFNYIVVDVPVPFPPSIYPVISLARHVLVLLEAEVTGLRNAHALRTAVTNIAGKDRVFTLLNRANRAGGLPKATIVKALGAEPDMVIPDLGKGMTQAVNLGIPALKHVSALRRHLKPIVREITGVAGERKGRLRRLLGL, encoded by the coding sequence ATGATGATGAACATGGCAGTCGTGAATCCGCTTGAAGCTCCATCTGTTGTCACTCGCGACCGCATCGTCTGCTTCGTCAACGACGAGGATAGCGCCGCGGCTCTGCGCAAGGGGCTCGATGGCGCCCACCTGTCGCTGAGACGCGGTACCATTCGCAACGCCGTGCGGATGCTCGAGACCGACACGGACCTGTTCGCACTGGTCGCAGACATCAGTGGCTACGATGATCCCTTTGCCGAATTGGAAAGGCTGGCCAGCGTCTGTCCGCCTGATGTCCGGGTCGCATTGGTCGGAGAGAGCAGGGAGATCGGCTTCTACCGCGAGCTCATGGACATCGGGGTGACCGAGTACCTGCCGCGGCCGCTCACGCGGGATATGGTGCTGGATCTGCTACGCCCGAAGCTGCTTGGCGGCGAGGCGCCGGCCCAGCCGGATCGCGGCGGGCACGTGATCTCGATCTGTGGCGCGCAGGGCGGAGCCGGCGCGACAAGTATTGCCATCAATCTCGCGCTGCAACTGGCGGAGACGACGAAGGCCAAGGTCGCGCTGCTCGATCTCCATCTGCAAAACGGCGAAACTGCCGTGATGCTGGGCGTTCGGCCCGGACCCGGACTGCGCATCGCGCTGGAAAACCCGATGCGTGCGGACACGCTGTTCCTCGAACGCTCGGCAATTGAAATCAACGATCGGGTCAGCCTGATCTCCGCGGACGAGGAACTGGATGCGCAGCTCAACATCACCGAAGCCGGCGTGAGACATGTCCTGGGCTTGCTGCGTCAACGGTTCAACTACATCGTCGTCGATGTGCCGGTCCCGTTTCCTCCCTCGATCTATCCGGTGATCAGTCTTGCTCGTCACGTCCTGGTGCTGCTGGAAGCGGAGGTGACGGGACTGCGCAATGCGCACGCGCTTCGCACCGCCGTCACCAACATCGCCGGCAAGGACCGGGTCTTCACTCTGCTCAACCGCGCCAATCGTGCCGGGGGGCTTCCCAAGGCGACGATCGTCAAGGCGCTGGGCGCCGAGCCGGACATGGTGATTCCTGATCTCGGGAAGGGGATGACCCAGGCGGTCAACCTCGGCATTCCCGCGCTCAAGCACGTCTCGGCACTGCGGCGCCACCTCAAGCCAATCGTGCGGGAGATCACGGGGGTCGCCGGCGAGCGCAAGGGACGGCTCAGGAGGTTGCTCGGGCTATGA
- the cpaB gene encoding Flp pilus assembly protein CpaB, producing MSSALRLSIIAVLVLAITALGLIALNLSTPKATATTEVVEPVAKVVGYYVAARPLPRGTLARDEDFAVRSVQAHQIPADAILETPDAKASLAGSLVRKFVEAGNPITLQDIVRPQDRGFLASVLAPDSRAISIRVDEESGVSGLIRPGDQVDVLLTQLFEKADPSRRALTETVLRNVRIIAIDQEIAQGGRGIATSMGKPAQTVSLELTPEQVQRITVAKQLGKLSLSVRAAVDKRDSADAGVMSSCDVSPELARQNALAGQTTAVVLYSGGEAKQFTVRKQVTGVASVNCDGVPEVARQAAVSAGSGNSAEKR from the coding sequence ATGTCATCGGCTTTGCGGCTTTCGATTATTGCGGTGTTGGTTCTCGCGATCACTGCGCTGGGCCTCATCGCCCTCAACCTGAGCACGCCCAAGGCAACGGCGACGACCGAAGTTGTGGAGCCGGTCGCAAAAGTCGTGGGATACTATGTCGCGGCGCGGCCGTTGCCGCGGGGTACCCTGGCCCGTGACGAGGATTTCGCAGTGCGCTCGGTGCAGGCTCATCAGATTCCGGCGGATGCGATCCTGGAAACGCCCGACGCCAAGGCGTCGCTTGCCGGTTCGCTCGTGCGCAAGTTCGTCGAGGCCGGCAATCCGATCACTCTGCAGGACATTGTGCGCCCTCAGGATCGGGGTTTCCTCGCGAGTGTGCTGGCGCCCGACAGCCGCGCCATCAGCATCAGGGTTGACGAAGAGTCCGGCGTGTCGGGTCTGATCAGGCCGGGCGATCAAGTGGACGTCCTGCTGACCCAGCTGTTCGAGAAGGCGGACCCCTCACGTCGCGCGCTGACGGAAACCGTTCTCCGCAACGTCCGGATCATCGCGATCGACCAGGAAATCGCGCAGGGCGGGCGAGGCATCGCCACCTCTATGGGCAAGCCCGCCCAGACGGTGTCGCTGGAGCTCACGCCCGAGCAGGTGCAGAGAATCACGGTTGCCAAGCAACTCGGAAAGCTCTCGCTTTCGGTCAGGGCCGCCGTCGACAAGCGCGATAGTGCCGATGCTGGCGTCATGTCGAGCTGCGATGTGTCGCCGGAACTCGCCCGCCAGAACGCCCTTGCCGGCCAGACCACTGCAGTGGTGCTCTATTCTGGCGGTGAAGCCAAGCAGTTCACGGTCAGGAAGCAGGTCACGGGCGTCGCAAGCGTCAACTGCGACGGAGTGCCGGAAGTTGCGCGTCAGGCCGCCGTATCGGCAGGCTCTGGCAATTCGGCGGAGAAGCGATGA